The Burkholderia cepacia ATCC 25416 genome includes a window with the following:
- a CDS encoding nuclear transport factor 2 family protein — protein sequence MDSTSGSLYTEQVRAYLRELERGDVGAICALFTPDAQIFSPFLGWMHPEAFFSKVAAASGESKITPIDICVSASGARRATGYFIYDWGLKDGSAVRFECVDVFEFDIAGLIERMIIVYDTHPIRSTVGDKYA from the coding sequence TTGGACTCAACGTCGGGATCACTATATACGGAACAGGTTCGCGCGTACCTTCGGGAACTGGAGCGAGGCGATGTCGGTGCCATCTGCGCGCTATTTACGCCGGACGCGCAGATTTTCTCGCCATTTCTCGGCTGGATGCATCCTGAGGCCTTTTTTTCGAAGGTCGCTGCCGCGTCGGGAGAAAGCAAGATTACACCGATCGATATCTGCGTCAGCGCGAGTGGGGCTCGACGTGCGACAGGTTACTTCATCTACGACTGGGGCCTGAAAGACGGATCGGCGGTGCGCTTCGAGTGCGTCGACGTGTTCGAGTTCGACATCGCGGGGCTCATCGAACGGATGATCATTGTCTACGACACCCATCCGATTCGGAGTACGGTCGGCGACAAGTACGCGTAG
- a CDS encoding LysR substrate-binding domain-containing protein, which translates to MTEQSKNVQSGYAAHAYPLADLTRPLPPLAAIQSFVAAAQLGSVSKAAAHLCRTQGAVSRQIQQLETHYRCALFVRHVSGLTLTAEGNGLLTVAVNVLTQLVQHANFHARTTSVLTLKLPSTFAIRWLLPRLPDIHCAMSGTELRISTSADDTPDFTTSDVDAIIVRGTGQWTGMEAVPLFSETLTPMCAPALATSLRSVADLAHVDLLHPGPSHAEWRCWLDHVGALQIDAERGLVFDTLELTLAASMDGHGIAIGDPRMARDRLRAGSLVTPFEDVVQDGLSYFLVYPSQRAAQPKIRALADILLRLARED; encoded by the coding sequence ATGACCGAACAATCGAAAAATGTGCAATCCGGGTATGCAGCGCATGCATATCCGCTGGCTGACCTGACGCGGCCCCTCCCACCGTTGGCAGCGATTCAGTCATTCGTCGCCGCGGCGCAGCTCGGCAGCGTCAGCAAGGCGGCGGCTCATCTATGCCGTACGCAAGGCGCGGTGAGCCGCCAGATACAGCAGTTGGAAACGCATTATCGATGCGCGCTCTTTGTGCGCCACGTATCGGGTCTGACGTTGACAGCAGAAGGAAATGGACTGCTGACGGTCGCGGTCAACGTGCTTACGCAATTGGTTCAGCACGCAAACTTCCATGCGCGGACGACCTCGGTTCTCACCTTGAAGTTGCCGTCCACGTTCGCCATTCGATGGTTGCTCCCGCGACTGCCGGACATTCATTGCGCCATGAGCGGGACGGAGCTTCGTATTTCGACATCCGCGGACGATACGCCAGATTTCACTACGTCCGACGTCGATGCCATCATTGTGCGAGGCACGGGACAGTGGACCGGTATGGAAGCGGTACCGCTGTTTTCCGAGACGCTCACGCCGATGTGCGCGCCCGCATTGGCAACATCACTGCGATCCGTTGCCGACCTTGCGCATGTCGATTTGCTCCATCCCGGGCCCAGCCACGCGGAGTGGAGATGCTGGCTCGATCATGTTGGGGCGCTCCAGATCGATGCAGAACGTGGACTTGTATTCGATACCCTCGAATTGACGCTCGCGGCATCGATGGATGGACACGGAATTGCAATCGGCGACCCACGAATGGCACGAGACCGGCTCCGTGCCGGATCGCTGGTGACGCCGTTTGAGGACGTGGTTCAGGACGGCCTTTCCTACTTCCTCGTATATCCGTCCCAACGTGCGGCACAACCGAAAATTCGAGCCCTCGCCGACATCTTGCTGCGGCTTGCGCGAGAAGACTGA
- a CDS encoding Lrp/AsnC family transcriptional regulator: protein MKIDGLDQKIIDALCADARIPLAVLADRIGLSRQAVRNRIDRLEALNIIAGYTVRLALPDEVVPVRAVMLVYRKDRMRGADVLAALERIAEVRDCAVLSGEVDLLVQIEAATHERVSDIWATISAMDGVQNMTTSFVLDSVVHKR from the coding sequence ATGAAGATCGACGGCCTGGACCAGAAGATAATCGACGCGTTGTGTGCCGATGCGCGGATTCCGCTCGCGGTGCTGGCCGACAGGATCGGTTTGTCCAGGCAAGCGGTCCGGAACCGGATCGACCGGCTCGAAGCACTGAACATCATTGCAGGCTATACGGTGCGGCTCGCATTGCCCGATGAGGTCGTGCCGGTGCGCGCCGTGATGCTGGTTTACCGCAAGGACCGGATGCGCGGTGCGGACGTGCTTGCCGCACTCGAGCGGATCGCCGAGGTGCGTGATTGCGCGGTGCTCAGCGGCGAGGTCGATTTGCTCGTACAGATAGAGGCCGCCACACACGAGCGCGTCAGCGACATCTGGGCGACGATCAGTGCGATGGACGGTGTGCAGAACATGACGACCAGCTTCGTGCTCGATTCGGTTGTCCACAAGCGTTGA
- a CDS encoding homocysteine S-methyltransferase family protein: MHDITVLDGGMGRELARMGAPFRQPEWSALALMEAPHYVGLAHDAFVAAGADVITANSYAVVPFHIGEERFRRDGVALAALAGQLARQAADRAGRPVRVAGSLPPTGGSYRPDLFDAARADAILATLVDGLDPYVDLWLAETQSLTDEIGAVRRALGENPKPLWVSFTLRDDVEADATPVLRSGQTLGEAIDAAVSARATALLFNCSQPEAMGAAIETVQRGLARTGTSLVIGAYANAFPPQRADARANEELHGLRGDIDPPGYARWAEQWLALGARIVGGCCGIGPGHIAALRDAVDARGARHTGLGE, translated from the coding sequence ATGCATGACATCACAGTACTCGACGGCGGCATGGGGCGCGAACTGGCGCGGATGGGGGCGCCGTTCAGGCAGCCGGAGTGGTCGGCACTCGCGCTGATGGAAGCGCCGCATTACGTCGGCCTTGCGCACGACGCATTCGTCGCGGCGGGTGCTGACGTGATCACCGCAAACAGCTATGCGGTCGTGCCGTTCCATATCGGCGAGGAGCGGTTCCGTCGCGACGGAGTCGCGCTCGCGGCCCTTGCCGGGCAACTCGCGCGGCAAGCGGCGGACCGCGCAGGGCGGCCCGTGCGCGTCGCAGGATCGCTTCCGCCGACTGGCGGTTCCTACCGCCCCGATCTGTTCGACGCGGCGCGCGCCGATGCCATCTTGGCGACGCTCGTCGATGGGCTCGATCCCTACGTCGACCTGTGGCTGGCCGAGACGCAGAGCCTGACCGACGAGATCGGCGCGGTCCGGCGAGCGCTGGGTGAGAATCCGAAGCCGCTCTGGGTCTCGTTCACGCTGCGCGATGACGTCGAAGCAGACGCCACGCCGGTATTGCGATCGGGGCAGACGCTCGGCGAAGCGATCGACGCCGCCGTGTCCGCGCGCGCGACCGCGCTGCTGTTCAATTGCAGCCAGCCGGAGGCGATGGGTGCGGCGATCGAGACGGTGCAGCGCGGGCTTGCGCGAACGGGAACGTCGCTCGTGATCGGCGCCTATGCGAACGCGTTTCCGCCTCAGCGCGCCGATGCGCGTGCGAACGAGGAACTCCACGGTTTGCGCGGCGACATCGATCCGCCAGGCTATGCAAGATGGGCGGAGCAGTGGCTTGCGCTGGGCGCGCGGATCGTCGGCGGATGCTGCGGAATCGGCCCCGGCCACATCGCGGCATTGCGCGACGCGGTCGATGCACGCGGTGCCCGGCACACCGGGCTCGGCGAATGA
- a CDS encoding type VI secretion system Vgr family protein produces the protein MNIRESFRNFISGIDANRRPVVLNWGKAQHALASQVALQHASIHESMMTGISGYLTCISQQGDLPPKLFIGAPVSVGIVTDRGQLRAINAIVSAVQIGRTDGELTVYQFTVTDAVNLLQKRTNSRIFRNVSVVDVLGVVLNEWRQRSVALAQAFEFDLSQLDRSRYPSRSFVRQVNESDARFISRIARRDGITMFVRAGRVSGETKDGDPPVHTLVFCDDPQKLNESAAGTVRVHPRDAGTEQRDTITALTMRQQLISGESGRPSWDYRYARVDQSSASTKIDQGESGNDLAKLLTDIVIDVPHMADSWADHERMTEDRILAHEAQAVRYDGVSGIRDLAVGSWITIAGDDEWGTLPSDKQQFVITSLHHEVWNNLPKGLNERAQALFAASHTLQRPRTMTDGDPSGQDTRYENTFSCVPRGTPLTPLYDPKTDLPPTPLITGRVVGVDGEEVSCDENGCVFVQILGQDSRDHAHAQGAGTNSNESDSAPIRVASSLAGPNFGETFLPRVGTEVLLGSLGGDPDRLVIIGVLANGANMPASFTHTGSLPGNRFLSGIKTKEIKGQRYNQLRLDDTPQQISAQLASEHAHSQLNLGYLTQPRDNGQGADRGQGAELRTDAAAALRAAQGMLLTTYARTQASGGQLDRDELVELLGECAELFKALGDYAGQHGGTATDATGQQAVVTAFKGWTPGGHASGDDRASNAGAGDSQALMAFGAKAGALNITPKTYVTYAGENIDQIARQNLQFAGGQRVITTAGQGIHLFGRGEGVRAIAGEGPVVLQAQQDTLAATAQKGIQIMSVGDEVLISGKSIRLVAEDGSYVKIGGGVEVGSDGAFTAHTAGHDFVGPNTDHVAPPAFNRGGADQKFRLRYPGTDGDDGTHPVPNRPYKITLRNGQVINGVSDAHGLTELASSDAMHIAHIQVFDV, from the coding sequence GTGAATATCCGAGAGTCGTTCCGCAATTTCATATCGGGAATCGATGCGAATCGCCGGCCGGTCGTGCTGAATTGGGGTAAGGCGCAGCACGCGCTGGCATCACAGGTTGCGTTGCAGCACGCGAGCATCCATGAAAGCATGATGACCGGCATCAGCGGCTATCTGACCTGCATTTCGCAGCAGGGCGATCTGCCTCCGAAGCTTTTCATTGGTGCGCCGGTCTCAGTCGGTATCGTCACCGATCGCGGCCAACTGCGTGCCATCAACGCAATCGTCAGCGCCGTGCAGATCGGCCGGACCGACGGAGAGCTGACGGTTTACCAGTTCACCGTGACCGACGCAGTGAACCTGCTGCAAAAGCGCACCAACTCTCGCATCTTCCGTAACGTCAGCGTTGTCGATGTGCTTGGAGTTGTCCTGAACGAATGGCGACAGCGTAGCGTGGCCCTCGCGCAGGCTTTCGAATTCGATCTGTCTCAACTCGACAGGTCCCGCTACCCGAGTCGATCTTTCGTACGTCAGGTCAATGAATCTGATGCCCGTTTCATCTCCAGGATTGCGCGTCGCGACGGCATCACGATGTTTGTGCGCGCCGGACGGGTGAGCGGTGAGACGAAAGACGGCGATCCTCCCGTGCATACGCTGGTGTTCTGCGACGACCCTCAGAAACTGAACGAGTCCGCCGCGGGTACGGTGCGCGTCCATCCGCGAGACGCTGGAACGGAGCAGCGCGACACCATCACCGCTTTGACGATGCGCCAGCAACTGATTTCGGGGGAATCGGGGCGACCTTCGTGGGACTACCGATATGCCCGTGTGGACCAGTCGAGCGCATCGACAAAGATCGATCAAGGCGAATCGGGCAACGATCTCGCGAAATTGCTGACGGACATCGTGATCGACGTCCCGCATATGGCGGACTCCTGGGCGGACCACGAGCGGATGACGGAGGATCGCATTCTGGCTCATGAAGCGCAGGCGGTTCGATACGACGGCGTGAGCGGAATTCGCGACCTCGCAGTCGGCTCATGGATCACGATCGCCGGAGATGATGAGTGGGGCACGCTCCCGTCCGACAAGCAACAATTCGTGATCACGTCGCTGCACCACGAAGTCTGGAACAATCTGCCCAAGGGGTTGAACGAGCGTGCGCAGGCGCTGTTCGCGGCCAGCCATACGCTTCAACGGCCGCGAACGATGACCGACGGCGATCCGTCCGGGCAGGATACGCGCTACGAGAATACATTCTCGTGCGTGCCGCGCGGCACGCCGCTCACGCCGCTTTACGATCCCAAGACTGATCTTCCGCCGACGCCGCTGATTACCGGACGCGTAGTCGGGGTCGATGGAGAGGAAGTCAGTTGCGACGAGAATGGCTGCGTGTTCGTGCAGATTCTCGGTCAGGATTCTCGCGATCATGCGCATGCGCAGGGTGCCGGAACGAACAGCAACGAGAGCGACAGCGCACCGATTCGCGTGGCATCCAGTCTGGCTGGGCCGAATTTCGGGGAGACTTTCTTGCCGCGGGTGGGCACCGAAGTTCTGCTCGGGAGCCTCGGCGGGGATCCGGACCGGCTGGTCATCATCGGCGTGCTGGCAAACGGCGCGAACATGCCGGCGAGTTTCACTCATACGGGCAGTCTGCCGGGCAATCGCTTTCTTTCCGGTATCAAGACGAAGGAAATCAAGGGGCAGCGCTACAACCAGCTTCGTCTCGACGACACGCCGCAGCAAATCAGCGCGCAGCTTGCATCGGAGCATGCGCATAGCCAGTTGAATCTCGGCTACCTGACTCAACCACGCGATAACGGACAGGGCGCAGACCGCGGCCAAGGCGCCGAATTGCGCACGGACGCGGCAGCCGCGCTGCGTGCGGCGCAAGGGATGCTTCTGACGACATACGCGCGTACACAGGCGAGCGGCGGACAGCTTGATCGCGATGAACTCGTCGAGTTGCTCGGCGAATGCGCGGAGCTGTTCAAGGCGTTGGGAGACTACGCCGGACAGCACGGCGGCACGGCGACCGATGCGACGGGACAGCAAGCTGTCGTGACCGCCTTCAAGGGATGGACACCGGGTGGCCACGCTTCAGGCGACGATCGTGCATCGAACGCCGGCGCAGGCGACTCTCAGGCGCTGATGGCATTTGGCGCAAAGGCGGGGGCGCTCAATATCACCCCGAAGACTTACGTGACCTACGCCGGCGAGAACATCGATCAGATCGCGCGGCAGAACCTGCAATTCGCTGGCGGTCAGCGCGTGATCACGACGGCTGGCCAAGGCATCCACCTGTTCGGGCGCGGTGAAGGCGTCCGCGCGATTGCCGGCGAAGGTCCCGTTGTCTTGCAGGCGCAACAGGACACGCTTGCGGCGACTGCCCAGAAGGGAATACAGATCATGTCCGTTGGCGACGAGGTGTTGATCTCGGGCAAGTCGATTCGGCTCGTCGCGGAAGACGGAAGCTACGTGAAAATCGGTGGCGGCGTCGAGGTCGGTTCAGACGGTGCGTTCACTGCTCACACGGCGGGACATGATTTCGTCGGCCCGAACACGGACCACGTTGCGCCGCCGGCGTTCAATCGCGGCGGTGCCGATCAGAAGTTCCGCTTGCGGTACCCCGGTACCGACGGCGATGACGGTACGCATCCCGTACCGAACCGTCCATACAAGATCACGTTGCGCAACGGCCAGGTCATTAATGGGGTGTCGGATGCACACGGGTTGACGGAGCTGGCATCCAGCGACGCGATGCACATCGCTCATATTCAGGTTTTCGACGTTTAA